One window of Klebsiella quasivariicola genomic DNA carries:
- the proP gene encoding glycine betaine/L-proline transporter ProP gives MLKRKKIKPITLKDVTIIDDGKLKKAITAASLGNAMEWFDFGVYGFVAYALGKVFFPDADPSVQMIAALGTFSVPFLIRPLGGLFFGMLGDKYGRQKILAITIVIMSISTFCIGLIPSYATIGIWAPILLLLCKMAQGFSVGGEYTGASIFVAEYSPDRKRGFMGSWLDFGSIAGFVMGAGVVVLISSVVGEQNFLDWGWRIPFFLALPLGIIGLYLRHALEETPAFQQHVDTMEQGDREGLQDGPKVSFKEIATKHWRSLLTCIGLVISTNVTYYMLLTYMPSYLSHNLHYSEDHGVLIIIAIMVGMLFVQPVIGMLSDRFGRRPFILIGSVALFALAIPAFIMINSNVIGLIFAGLLLLAVVLNCFIGVMASSLPAMFPTHIRFSALASAFNISVLVAGLTPTLAAWLVETTQNLMMPAYYLMVIAVVGMATGLSMKETANRPLKGATPAASDIQEAKEILGEHYDNIEQKIEDIDQEIADLQAKRSRLVQQHPRIND, from the coding sequence ATGCTTAAAAGGAAAAAAATAAAGCCCATCACCCTTAAGGATGTGACCATCATCGACGATGGTAAACTGAAAAAGGCGATCACCGCGGCCTCACTGGGTAACGCGATGGAGTGGTTCGATTTCGGCGTCTATGGCTTTGTGGCCTACGCCTTAGGTAAAGTCTTCTTCCCCGATGCCGACCCAAGCGTACAGATGATTGCTGCACTCGGTACCTTCTCTGTTCCCTTTTTAATTCGTCCGTTGGGCGGCCTGTTCTTCGGGATGCTGGGCGATAAATATGGTCGGCAGAAAATCCTCGCGATAACCATCGTGATCATGTCGATAAGTACTTTCTGTATCGGCCTTATTCCGTCGTATGCCACGATAGGTATTTGGGCACCGATCCTGCTGCTGCTGTGTAAAATGGCGCAAGGCTTTTCGGTCGGTGGTGAATATACCGGGGCGTCGATCTTCGTCGCGGAATACTCTCCTGACCGTAAACGCGGGTTTATGGGCAGCTGGCTGGACTTTGGCTCCATCGCCGGGTTTGTGATGGGGGCCGGCGTGGTGGTTCTCATCTCCAGCGTGGTGGGTGAACAGAACTTCCTCGACTGGGGTTGGCGTATCCCGTTCTTCCTGGCGCTGCCGTTAGGGATCATCGGTCTTTATCTGCGCCATGCCCTGGAGGAGACCCCGGCGTTCCAGCAGCATGTCGACACCATGGAGCAGGGCGACCGTGAAGGGCTGCAGGATGGGCCGAAGGTCTCTTTTAAAGAGATTGCCACCAAGCACTGGCGCAGCCTGCTGACCTGTATCGGTCTGGTGATTTCCACCAACGTAACCTACTACATGCTGCTGACCTACATGCCGAGCTACTTGTCGCATAACCTGCACTACTCGGAAGATCATGGGGTGCTGATCATCATCGCCATCATGGTCGGCATGCTGTTTGTCCAGCCGGTTATCGGTATGCTCAGCGACCGCTTCGGCCGTCGTCCGTTTATCCTGATTGGTAGCGTGGCGCTGTTTGCCCTGGCGATCCCGGCCTTCATTATGATTAACAGCAACGTGATTGGCCTGATTTTCGCCGGTCTGCTGCTGCTGGCGGTCGTGCTGAACTGCTTTATCGGCGTGATGGCCTCTTCGCTGCCGGCGATGTTCCCGACGCACATCCGCTTCAGCGCCCTGGCCAGCGCCTTTAACATCTCGGTGCTGGTTGCTGGTCTGACGCCAACCCTGGCGGCGTGGCTGGTGGAAACCACTCAGAACCTGATGATGCCAGCGTACTATCTGATGGTCATCGCGGTGGTGGGGATGGCGACGGGTCTGTCGATGAAAGAGACGGCTAACCGCCCGCTGAAAGGGGCGACCCCGGCGGCGTCGGATATCCAGGAAGCGAAAGAAATTCTTGGCGAGCACTACGATAACATCGAACAAAAAATCGAAGATATCGATCAGGAGATCGCCGACCTGCAGGCAAAACGCTCACGTCTGGTGCAGCAGCATCCACGCATCAACGACTAA
- a CDS encoding zinc ribbon domain-containing protein YjdM produces the protein MQLPHCPKCDSTYTYEDNGMYICPECAHEWNPAEATEESDVLIVKDANGNLLADGDSVTVVKDLKVKGSSSMLKIGTKVKNIRLVEGDHNIDCKIDGFGPMKLKSEFVKKN, from the coding sequence ATGCAACTGCCACACTGCCCAAAATGCGATTCGACTTACACTTATGAAGATAACGGCATGTACATTTGCCCGGAATGTGCCCATGAGTGGAACCCTGCCGAGGCGACAGAAGAGAGCGACGTTCTGATCGTTAAAGATGCCAATGGCAATTTACTGGCCGATGGCGACAGCGTTACCGTCGTGAAAGATCTCAAGGTTAAAGGCAGCTCTTCGATGCTGAAAATCGGCACCAAAGTGAAGAATATCCGTCTGGTCGAAGGCGATCACAATATTGACTGCAAAATTGACGGTTTTGGCCCGATGAAACTCAAATCGGAATTCGTCAAAAAGAACTGA
- the yjdN gene encoding VOC family metalloprotein YjdN, translated as MSLSPYLAFAGNCAEAIAFYQQTLGAELMFKMTFGEMPPSAQEDSDGCPSGQKMADDAIAHASLRINNGELMLSDSAFGPDVHYAGFTLVLDPGDVDEGQRWFDALAVGGRIEMAWQETFWAHGFGKVVDRFGVPWMINVVKQG; from the coding sequence ATGTCCTTAAGTCCCTACCTTGCCTTTGCGGGCAACTGCGCCGAGGCGATCGCCTTCTATCAGCAGACGCTGGGCGCGGAACTGATGTTTAAAATGACCTTTGGCGAAATGCCACCTTCGGCGCAGGAAGACTCTGACGGCTGCCCGTCAGGGCAGAAGATGGCGGATGATGCCATCGCCCACGCCAGCCTGCGCATCAATAATGGCGAGCTGATGCTGAGCGACAGCGCCTTCGGGCCCGATGTGCACTACGCCGGCTTTACCCTCGTGCTCGACCCCGGCGATGTCGATGAAGGCCAGCGCTGGTTCGACGCGCTGGCCGTCGGCGGACGCATTGAAATGGCCTGGCAGGAAACCTTCTGGGCCCACGGCTTCGGCAAAGTCGTCGACCGCTTTGGCGTCCCGTGGATGATCAACGTGGTCAAACAAGGCTGA
- the phnF gene encoding phosphonate metabolism transcriptional regulator PhnF gives MHLSRHPTSYPTRYQEIAARLEQELRHHYRCGDYLPAEQQLATRFDVNRHTLRRAIDQLVERGWVQRRQGVGVLVLMRPIDYPLNAQARFSQNLLEQGSDPTSEKLLSVLRPASAHVAEAFGINEGENVIHLRTLRRVNGVALCLIDHYFADLRFWPVLQTFSHGSLHDLLRDRLDVELTRVRTKISARRAQAKESKLLEIPNMAPLLCVRTLNSREGESVTTEYSVSLTRADMIEFTMEH, from the coding sequence ATGCACCTGTCCAGACATCCGACCAGTTATCCCACGCGCTATCAGGAAATCGCCGCCCGGCTTGAGCAGGAGCTGCGCCACCACTATCGCTGCGGCGACTATCTGCCCGCCGAACAGCAGCTGGCGACGCGCTTTGACGTTAACCGCCACACCCTGCGCCGGGCCATCGACCAGCTGGTGGAACGCGGCTGGGTCCAGCGCCGTCAGGGCGTCGGCGTGCTGGTCTTAATGCGCCCCATCGACTACCCGCTCAACGCTCAAGCGCGGTTCAGCCAGAACCTGCTGGAACAGGGCAGCGATCCCACCAGCGAAAAGCTGCTGTCGGTGCTGCGTCCCGCCAGCGCCCATGTGGCCGAGGCCTTTGGCATCAATGAGGGTGAGAACGTCATCCACCTGCGCACCCTGCGCCGGGTCAACGGCGTCGCCCTGTGCCTGATTGACCACTACTTCGCCGACCTGCGCTTCTGGCCGGTATTGCAGACTTTCAGCCACGGCTCGCTGCATGACCTGCTGCGCGATCGGCTCGACGTCGAACTGACCCGGGTGCGCACCAAAATCAGCGCCCGTCGCGCGCAGGCGAAAGAGAGCAAGCTGCTGGAGATCCCCAATATGGCGCCGCTGCTCTGCGTACGCACGCTCAATAGCCGCGAGGGCGAGTCGGTCACGACGGAGTACTCCGTCAGCCTGACCCGCGCCGACATGATTGAATTTACCATGGAGCACTGA
- the phnG gene encoding phosphonate C-P lyase system protein PhnG has translation MHFDTATRQRWMSVLAHSEPQDLLARMQSLRLAPEYELIRAPETGLVQLQARMGGIGDRFFAGDATLTRAAVRLADGTLGYSWILGRDRPHAERCAAIDALLQSPRHFHTLMETLITPLEALRSARIEARRAEVNASRVDFFTLVRGDNA, from the coding sequence ATGCACTTCGATACCGCTACCCGCCAGCGCTGGATGTCCGTGCTGGCCCACAGTGAACCGCAAGATCTTCTGGCGCGCATGCAATCGCTGCGGCTGGCCCCGGAGTATGAATTAATTCGCGCCCCGGAAACCGGGCTGGTACAGCTCCAGGCGCGTATGGGCGGCATCGGCGACCGTTTCTTTGCCGGCGACGCCACGCTTACCCGCGCGGCGGTACGTCTGGCCGACGGCACCCTCGGCTACAGCTGGATTTTAGGCCGCGACCGCCCGCACGCTGAACGCTGCGCGGCGATCGACGCCCTGCTGCAGTCGCCCCGCCATTTTCACACCTTAATGGAAACCCTGATAACCCCGCTGGAAGCGCTACGCAGCGCGCGCATTGAAGCCCGACGCGCCGAAGTCAACGCCAGCCGGGTCGACTTCTTTACCCTGGTTCGCGGAGATAACGCATGA